A segment of the Terriglobia bacterium genome:
GGGACGACTGAATGGAACTGGACAGCACTCCTGCGGATGAACTCAATCGTCCCTACGGGACTCCGATCGTTGTGGCAACCAGACCCGGCGCTGAAGCGCCGGGCTATTTTCATCCGCCGCTGCGCGGCTCGAGGGACCGAGCGATCGATTGACCGATAGACCGAACCACCAGGAATTTCTGGAACACTTCATTCGACAGCAAGCGCCCGCGCGACGTCAGCCGTGTCGCCCCCTCACAGATCTCAACCAGGCCCAACTCACGCAGTTCCGCGATCTGCTCGCGAAAAACCGTCGCCGCCTCCGGCCCGTAGCGCTCCGCCAACTCGCGCGCCTGCAGGCCGCGATTTAATCGCAGCCCGAGGAAATACGCCTCTTCCAGCGCCGCCGGATAAGTCACCGGAGTACGCTCGTGCGGCTTGCCGGCCAGGTACGCGTCCAGCGAATCCGGCGTGGCCAGCCGCATCGACTCCACTCCCATGCGAGCGTAGAAATTGGAATCCTCCGACTCGCGCGCGCCACCGAAGTTCGGCGCGTGCTCCAGGTAGTCGCTGATCTCACGCTCCATCGCGGCGCGCGCCTGCCGCGAATCCGCCGCCAGCATGGAATGTGCGTCCACTCCGAAGCCGAGATACGGTTGCCGCGTCCAGTACTTCAGGTTGTGGCGCGACGAATACATCGGGAGATCCGGTGATCGGGTGATCGGGTGCTCGGCTGCGCCGGCGTGCAGGTTGCGGGCAAAATTTGAGATCTCGTACTGAACAATCCCCGCCGCGTTCAGCCGTTCGCACGCTTGCAGATAATAGTCGGCGGTCGCGTCGTCATCGGGGACAAAGTGCGCGTGGTACCGCGTGCCGCCGGCGATCAGCTCCCGTCCGAGGCGCGAGTCCTCGTCCACCTCCAGCATGTACACGCTGACGTGCGGCACGCCGGAAGCAATCGTCTCCGCCAGGGAAAACTCCCAGCTCTCAGGTGTCTGGTGCGGCAATCCGGCAATCAGGTCAATGCTGATGTTGGTGATTCCGGTGGCGCGCAGCCGCGCCAGGTCGTCGAGCACGATGGCGCGCGTGTGCAGCCGCCCCACGCTCGCCGCCTCCTCATCCACGAACGACTGCACGCCCAGGCTGACGCGGTTCACGCCGCAGCGCCCCAGCGACTCCAACATCGGCGGCGTCAGCGTGCCGGGAGCGCACTCCACCGTGATCTCGGCATCGCCACGCACGCGAAATTTCGCGCGTACCGCCGCAAAAATCCGTTCCAGCTCCGCCGCCTCGAGCACCGTGGGCGTTCCGCCGCCGAGGTAAATGGCATCCACCTCGCGCTCGAACTTCGCGCCCATCTCCGCCGCCAGCCGGTCCGACGACTCGATATCCGCCGACACCCGCTCCACGTAGCGGGCAAAGACCGAGCGCGCGACGACGCCCGAGGCGAAGTTGCAAAAGCTGCACTTGGTCCGGCAGAACGGAACCGAGATGTAGATACCCAGAGACACAGATCTCATTATCCCAGACACCGGCAACGCGTGGCCGAACGTGATTCCATTGTTTTCTCTTGCAAACCGGCTGCGCGCGCGTTACACAGATTGCACACCAAGGTGAGGAGCCTCCGATGACCGCCTGCTTTGATTCGCAACAGTTCTGGACCGAGCTGCACGCTCGCGTGGCCACCTTCGATCTGCTGACGCATCCGTTTTACCAGGCCTGGGCCGCCGGGCAGCTCAGCGCGCAGGATTTACGCCTTTATGCGGAGGATTACTATCCCCATGTGGCCGCGTTCCCCACATACTTGAGCGCGTTGCACAGCCGGCTGCCCGACGGCGAAGTGCGTCGCGCGGTACTGCGCAACCTCGCCGAAGAGGAAATCGAGGGCCGCGCCCACAGCGAGCTCTGGCTCGACTTTGCGGAGGGAATGGGCGCCGATCGTGAAAAAGTGCGGTGTCGAGAGGCCCTCGATGAGGTTTCCGGCCTGCTCGCCACCTTCCGCGACCTCGCCAACCACTCGACGACACCCGAGTGCCTGGCTGCGTTCTACGCCTACGAGTCTCAGGTGCCGCGTGTGGCGGAAGCCAAGTGGCAAGGATTGGAGCGGCATTATGGCGCCGATGCCCGAACCGGCGGATACTTTCGCCTGCACCGCACCGCCGACATTCGCCATGCCAGCGTTTGGCGCGCTTTGTTGACCGCTGCGCTGGAGAAGGACTCCCGGTTTGCCGCGGCCGCGCTGAGCGCCGCCGAACGTGCCGCCGCAGCGCTTTGGAAGGCGCTGGACGGCATCGAACGCAAGCGCCAGGCCCGCCTCGGCCTCGTCAAGGCGTGCACCTGAGTGATCTGCTCAGACCGGCCGATGTTCGGCGGCCGCGAATTTCAAGGACATTTTCCATCCTGAGCCTCCCCCGCCTCGTCTGATAACCTAGAGAGAGATGGCGGCCAACATCCACGAAGAAGAGATCTTGGGAAAGGCCTATGACAGCCGGCTGATGAAGCGGCTGCTGGGCTACCTGAGCCCGTACAAATGGCAGGTGGCGCTGGCGCTGGCGGCCATCGTGCTGAAGTCCGTCGCCGACGTTCTCGGTCCCTATCTCACGAAAATCGCCATCGATAAGTACCTTGCTCCCGCTCGCGGCGCCCATTCGTTCCTTGACCGCTGGCTGAGCAGCACACCGCTTCGAGGCATCGCGCAGATCGGCGGCATGTACGTCGGCCTGCTGGTGTTCGGATTCTTCCTGGAATTCCTGCAGACCTACTTCATGCAGTGGACCGGCCAGAAGGTCATGTTTGACCTGCGCAGCCAGATCTTTCGCTACCTCCAAAGGATGCACATCGGCTTTTTCGACCGCAACCCGGTCGGCCGCCTGGTCACCCGCGTCACCACCGACGTGGACGCGCTCAACGAAATGTTTACCTCCGGCGTGGTGGCCATCTTCGAAGACATCTTTGTGCTCGCCGGGATCGTGGGCATCATGCTCAACATGGATTGGCGCCTGGCGCTGATCACCTTCGCCGTGCTGCCGCTGATCATGGTGGCAACCATGATTTTCCGCAAGCATGTACGCGATAGCTATCGCCGCATCCGCACCGCCATCGCGCGCATCAACGCCTACCTGCAGGAGCACGTCAGCGGCATGCTGGTCTTGCAGCTCTTCAACCGCGAGAAGCGCGCCTACGACCGCTTCGAGAAGATCAACGCCAGCCACATGGAGGCGTTTAAGGACGCCATCCTCGCCTACGCCTTCTACTATCCGGTGGTGGAAATTCTGTCGTCCATCGCTATTGCCGGCGTCATTTGGTTCGGGGGCGGCCAAGTGATCCAAGGTGTCACCACTCATAGTCTGGTGGTTCACCTCACTCGTGCGAAGCTCATCAGCGTTCAGGTGGTACTGAACGTGGTGACGCTCGGTACTCTCGTGGCTTTCATGCAATACGCGCAGCGCTTTTTCCGGCCCATCCAGGACCTGAGCGAAAAATACAACATCCTGCAATCCGCGATGGCCTCCAGCGAGCGCATCTTCAAGCTGCTGGATACCACGGTGGACGTGGAGTCACCGGCGGTTGCGAAGCAGGTCACCGGCCCGGGACGCATCGAGTTCGACCATGTCTGGTTCTACTACCGCACCGTTCCGGAGCGGAATGCGGAGGGCGAACTCAACCCCAACGCCGGCGAACCCGACTGGGTGCTGAAGGACGTCAGCTTCGCAGTCGAACCCGGCGAGACCGCCGCTATCGTCGGACACACCGGCGCCGGCAAGACCACCATGATCTCGCTCCTGCTGCGCTTCTATGACGTGCAGCAGGGCGCCATCCGCATTGACGGCGTGGACGTGCGCGAGCTCGACCTCACCGACCTGCGCCGGCGCTTCGGCGTGGTGTTGCAGGATCCGTTCCTGTTCACCGGCACGGTGGAGCAAAACATCCGCCTCGGGTCCGAACATGTTACCGACGAGCAGGTGGCGCGCGCCGCCGAAGACGTGAATCTCGCCGATTTCATTCGCTCGCTTCCCGGCGGCTTCAAGGAACCGGTGCACGAGCGCGGCAGCACGCTGTCCACGGGCCAGAAGCAGCTCATCTCGTTTGCGCGCGCGCTCGCCCACAACCCCAAGATCCTGGTGCTCGACGAAGCTACCTCCAGCGTGGACACCGAGACCGAGCTGCGCGTCCGCGAGGCCCTCACGCGCCTGGTGGAGGGACGCACGTCGCTGGTCATCGCCCACCGCCTGTCCACCATTCAGCGCGCCGACAAGATCATCGTCATGCACAAGGGACGCCTGCGCGAGATGGGCTCCCACCAGCAGTTGCTGGCCCAGCGCGGCATTTACTGGAAGCTCTACCAGCTCCAGTACAAGGATCAGGAATTCCCCGCCGGTGCCGCGACGGCGCAATTCGGCGGCCCCACCGTGCAGGTCAGCGCGGACGATTAGGTTCGCCGCCCAACAGCGCGCTTGTCCGTTGCAGCAATTCCGCATTGCGCGAAACCGCGCCCCGCAACAAATCGAGTTGTTGCTGCGCCACCGGCCAGTTTTTCGCTTCGACGGCTTCGGTCAGCCCCGGCAATTCCAGGTGGGCGTAGGTGTAGCGCGCGCCGTACAACAGGTGCTTGAACCACGGACGCCCGGGAATTCCCTCCGCATTCAACCAGTTCGCCTCCACCTGCATTTGTGCGCGATTTAATTTTTCGAGGACATCGGCGCCGGAATTTCGGCGCGCAAGTTGCCGGCGTACGGCGGCATTCAGGGCTCGGCCCTGCTGTTCGAAGGCGGCGATTGCCTTGAGCAGCGGCGCCGTGTCCAGTTGCCCTGCGAGCTGGTTGTGCTTCTGCAACTCCTCGACGAATTCGCGCACCGCCCGGCCGTAGGCGCCGAAATCAAACGGCAGTGCGTCCGCATTGGCCAGCCGCAGCGCCAGCACGCCCCAGAGTTGCGACATCAGGGCGTGATAGCGGAACCCGGGATCGCCAAAATGCTCGATCCAGAAGTGATCGTCGTACATCGAGTGATAGACGCCGTACGGGCCGTCGAACTGCAACCCGATGACGGGAACTCCCAGGAAATTGAGGAAGACGGTGTGATCGGAACCGCTGCCGATGCGCACGTCGGCCAGGTTCGCTTCCGTGACCGGCTCTTTTTCTTTTTCGGTGCGTTGCTTGGCACGGCGCGAGCGCAACCACGCCGCGTAGAGCGAAGCGCCCGCGGGATCGCGCAGCGACTTCGTGGTCTCCACCAGCAGCGGCGCCAGCGATGCCACCGCGCTGCCGTCGAAATCCGGCCCTGACGCGGATGAATCCACGTTGATGTACGCCACCGCCTTTTGCTTCAGTTCGTCGGCAAATTGCTCGCCCCACTCGGTGGAGCCGGTCAGCCCGACCTCCTCGCCGTCCCAACTGCAAATCACCAGCGTGCGCCGCGGCCGGATGCCTTGTTGGAGCATCCCGCCCAAACTGCGCGTCATCTCCAGCATGGACGCGGTTCCGCTGCTGGGATCCACGCCGCCGAATTCCCACGCGTCGCGGTGATTGCCGAGAACGATCCATTCGTCCGGCAATTCAGCGCCACGAATGCGCGCCTCCACCACATAATTGGGCGCAACCCGGTTGTCCATGTCCACTTTCAAATGGACTCGCGCCTCGCCTCCGAGCCGGTAGGTGATGGGCAGCCCGCCTTGCCAGTCCTTGGGCGCGACCGGGCCGCCCATGTGC
Coding sequences within it:
- a CDS encoding coproporphyrinogen III oxidase family protein; amino-acid sequence: MRSVSLGIYISVPFCRTKCSFCNFASGVVARSVFARYVERVSADIESSDRLAAEMGAKFEREVDAIYLGGGTPTVLEAAELERIFAAVRAKFRVRGDAEITVECAPGTLTPPMLESLGRCGVNRVSLGVQSFVDEEAASVGRLHTRAIVLDDLARLRATGITNISIDLIAGLPHQTPESWEFSLAETIASGVPHVSVYMLEVDEDSRLGRELIAGGTRYHAHFVPDDDATADYYLQACERLNAAGIVQYEISNFARNLHAGAAEHPITRSPDLPMYSSRHNLKYWTRQPYLGFGVDAHSMLAADSRQARAAMEREISDYLEHAPNFGGARESEDSNFYARMGVESMRLATPDSLDAYLAGKPHERTPVTYPAALEEAYFLGLRLNRGLQARELAERYGPEAATVFREQIAELRELGLVEICEGATRLTSRGRLLSNEVFQKFLVVRSIGQSIARSLEPRSGG
- a CDS encoding CADD family putative folate metabolism protein produces the protein MTACFDSQQFWTELHARVATFDLLTHPFYQAWAAGQLSAQDLRLYAEDYYPHVAAFPTYLSALHSRLPDGEVRRAVLRNLAEEEIEGRAHSELWLDFAEGMGADREKVRCREALDEVSGLLATFRDLANHSTTPECLAAFYAYESQVPRVAEAKWQGLERHYGADARTGGYFRLHRTADIRHASVWRALLTAALEKDSRFAAAALSAAERAAAALWKALDGIERKRQARLGLVKACT
- a CDS encoding ABC transporter ATP-binding protein/permease — translated: MAANIHEEEILGKAYDSRLMKRLLGYLSPYKWQVALALAAIVLKSVADVLGPYLTKIAIDKYLAPARGAHSFLDRWLSSTPLRGIAQIGGMYVGLLVFGFFLEFLQTYFMQWTGQKVMFDLRSQIFRYLQRMHIGFFDRNPVGRLVTRVTTDVDALNEMFTSGVVAIFEDIFVLAGIVGIMLNMDWRLALITFAVLPLIMVATMIFRKHVRDSYRRIRTAIARINAYLQEHVSGMLVLQLFNREKRAYDRFEKINASHMEAFKDAILAYAFYYPVVEILSSIAIAGVIWFGGGQVIQGVTTHSLVVHLTRAKLISVQVVLNVVTLGTLVAFMQYAQRFFRPIQDLSEKYNILQSAMASSERIFKLLDTTVDVESPAVAKQVTGPGRIEFDHVWFYYRTVPERNAEGELNPNAGEPDWVLKDVSFAVEPGETAAIVGHTGAGKTTMISLLLRFYDVQQGAIRIDGVDVRELDLTDLRRRFGVVLQDPFLFTGTVEQNIRLGSEHVTDEQVARAAEDVNLADFIRSLPGGFKEPVHERGSTLSTGQKQLISFARALAHNPKILVLDEATSSVDTETELRVREALTRLVEGRTSLVIAHRLSTIQRADKIIVMHKGRLREMGSHQQLLAQRGIYWKLYQLQYKDQEFPAGAATAQFGGPTVQVSADD
- a CDS encoding M28 family metallopeptidase, whose amino-acid sequence is MTGELKLGKFAACSIVLLVLTLASFGAAGQTAPAPISGFTSRSARKQVALEQKFKAQISRQQERKFHRFLTAEPHPAGSERNNELARYIAETWRQQGLEDVTIRQYDVLNSFPRETSLEMVSPVTYKAEMREAGYAEDPDTQNPRVKSAYLGLSASGEVTAPMVYARSGNPEDYEVLRKNGIDVRGKIVLVRYSNPYSYRGFKALTAEREGAAAIVIYSDPAEDGYKQGKVFPRGPWGPESHFQRGAITYDFIVPGDPLTPGWASVPGAKRVPPEEARSLPKIIALPLSWHDAKPLLEHMGGPVAPKDWQGGLPITYRLGGEARVHLKVDMDNRVAPNYVVEARIRGAELPDEWIVLGNHRDAWEFGGVDPSSGTASMLEMTRSLGGMLQQGIRPRRTLVICSWDGEEVGLTGSTEWGEQFADELKQKAVAYINVDSSASGPDFDGSAVASLAPLLVETTKSLRDPAGASLYAAWLRSRRAKQRTEKEKEPVTEANLADVRIGSGSDHTVFLNFLGVPVIGLQFDGPYGVYHSMYDDHFWIEHFGDPGFRYHALMSQLWGVLALRLANADALPFDFGAYGRAVREFVEELQKHNQLAGQLDTAPLLKAIAAFEQQGRALNAAVRRQLARRNSGADVLEKLNRAQMQVEANWLNAEGIPGRPWFKHLLYGARYTYAHLELPGLTEAVEAKNWPVAQQQLDLLRGAVSRNAELLQRTSALLGGEPNRPR